One Candidatus Neomarinimicrobiota bacterium DNA window includes the following coding sequences:
- a CDS encoding radical SAM protein: MEFIQSKTILSRVKDDSFFGLSYNMNLYRGCQHGCIYCDSRSTCYGMDELSKIYVKENAIKLLEKELSTKRLKGTIGTGSMNDPYMPVERKLEHTRKALEVISDYRFPVHIMTKSDLVLRDLDLLLNLQENYCAVTFTITTADDDLAKIIEPHAPAPSLRFQAMAALRKAGIYTGITMMPILPYLNDTHKNIKELVGLAKTADAQYILPYMGVTLREGSRDYFYQQIDKSFPGLKDKYIKDFGNSYGCNSPKANALYTLFYERCKLHQIPTEMQFFKRDQEPQLTLFDSHS; encoded by the coding sequence ATGGAATTCATTCAGTCAAAAACTATCCTGTCTCGTGTTAAAGATGATTCATTCTTTGGATTGAGTTACAACATGAATCTTTATCGCGGTTGTCAACATGGCTGCATTTATTGTGATTCTCGCTCTACCTGTTATGGTATGGATGAACTCTCAAAAATCTATGTTAAAGAGAATGCCATTAAACTCTTGGAGAAGGAACTCAGTACAAAACGGTTAAAGGGAACCATTGGCACTGGCTCCATGAATGATCCATATATGCCTGTTGAACGAAAGCTAGAGCATACCCGAAAAGCACTTGAAGTGATCTCAGATTACCGGTTTCCAGTCCATATCATGACCAAAAGTGATCTGGTTCTACGCGACCTGGATTTGCTCCTCAATCTACAAGAGAATTACTGTGCAGTTACATTTACGATCACCACAGCCGATGATGATCTTGCCAAGATTATTGAGCCTCACGCTCCTGCGCCATCTCTCCGTTTCCAGGCTATGGCGGCTCTTAGAAAAGCTGGGATATACACAGGCATCACAATGATGCCCATATTACCGTATCTGAATGACACTCATAAGAATATAAAGGAGCTGGTGGGTCTGGCAAAAACTGCAGATGCTCAATATATCTTACCGTATATGGGAGTGACACTCCGTGAAGGTTCACGGGATTATTTCTACCAACAGATTGATAAATCATTTCCAGGGCTAAAGGATAAATACATCAAGGATTTTGGGAATAGTTATGGTTGTAATTCACCCAAAGCAAACGCCCTGTATACTTTATTCTATGAACGTTGCAAGCTACATCAGATTCCAACGGAAATGCAGTTTTTCAAACGGGATCAAGAGCCTCAGCTTACCCTCTTTGATTCCCATTCATAA
- the hypA gene encoding hydrogenase maturation nickel metallochaperone HypA — protein sequence MHEMSIAMNIISIACKEADKDGASSISNIELDVGKLSGVMIDSLNFCYESVCKGTLAENSTLSINEVPARASCKKCNHVFEIDSFMALCPQCESYEIDILQGRELKLRAISVNE from the coding sequence ATGCACGAAATGTCCATCGCCATGAATATCATCAGTATCGCCTGCAAAGAGGCTGACAAGGATGGTGCTAGTTCCATATCTAACATCGAACTTGATGTGGGGAAATTGTCCGGGGTCATGATTGATTCGCTTAATTTCTGCTATGAATCTGTTTGCAAGGGCACGCTGGCGGAAAACTCTACTCTATCCATCAATGAGGTACCTGCCAGGGCAAGCTGCAAAAAGTGCAATCATGTATTCGAAATTGATTCATTTATGGCTCTCTGTCCTCAGTGTGAGAGCTATGAAATTGACATACTCCAGGGCCGCGAGTTAAAACTTAGAGCTATTAGCGTAAATGAATAG
- the hypB gene encoding hydrogenase nickel incorporation protein HypB has product MCDTCGCGADSTTFRKHGEDQHSHGDGHHHTHDHHDHDHSHDHSHDRTIAVEQDILGENNLLAQRNRGYFEAKNIFAINMVSSPGSGKTTLLEKTLATLKEEIPSAVIEGDQQTMNDADRIAKTGVPVLQINTGNGCHLDAEMIHTAYGELKLQDNSALFIENVGNLVCPALFDLGEDKRVVVISVTEGDDKPLKYPTMFHAADICIINKIDLLPYVQFDVEKCKEYARQVNHHLEFFEVSATTGEGMDTWYAWLKENTK; this is encoded by the coding sequence ATGTGTGATACCTGTGGATGTGGGGCTGATAGTACAACCTTTAGAAAACATGGTGAAGACCAGCACAGTCACGGAGATGGACATCACCATACTCATGACCATCACGACCATGATCATTCTCACGATCATTCCCATGATAGAACCATTGCTGTAGAGCAGGATATTCTTGGTGAGAATAATTTATTAGCCCAGAGGAACCGTGGCTATTTCGAAGCAAAAAATATATTCGCAATTAATATGGTGAGTTCGCCTGGATCCGGTAAAACCACTCTCCTTGAAAAAACCTTAGCTACCTTAAAAGAAGAAATTCCCAGTGCTGTGATTGAGGGTGATCAACAAACCATGAATGATGCTGATCGCATTGCAAAAACGGGGGTACCTGTCTTGCAGATTAACACTGGAAATGGCTGCCATCTCGATGCCGAAATGATCCACACAGCTTATGGTGAGTTAAAGTTGCAGGACAATTCAGCCCTCTTCATTGAAAATGTGGGCAACCTGGTCTGTCCAGCTCTTTTCGATCTGGGTGAAGACAAGCGGGTCGTGGTTATCAGTGTGACGGAGGGTGACGATAAACCCCTGAAATACCCCACCATGTTCCATGCAGCTGATATCTGTATCATAAATAAAATTGATTTACTCCCGTATGTGCAATTTGATGTAGAGAAATGCAAGGAATACGCGCGTCAAGTAAACCACCATCTTGAATTCTTTGAAGTATCAGCCACCACTGGCGAAGGTATGGATACCTGGTATGCCTGGCTGAAGGAAAACACGAAGTAG
- the hypF gene encoding carbamoyltransferase HypF has translation MPEHLKHKRRRLTINGIVQGVGFRPFIYSLARDIGLVGSVYNTSDGVKVDIQGNSQQLRQFESRLQPEAPPLSTIISVEIEEIPVLDEADFNIVASHDNASVSTLISPDVALCDDCKAELFDDKNRRYRYPFINCTNCGPRYTIIENIPYDRPFTSMKHFPLCEVCHAEYQDPQDRRFHAQPNACPDCGPQVWLTDGMGMRIESTDSVSKTIALLVEGKILAIKGLGGFHLAVDASNANAVSQLRLAKGRDEKPLALMVRDMNTAHELVKLNQDETNTLLSIQAPIVLCTSISNDKISPNVAPGNDRLGIMLPYTPLHHMLLSGKLDSLVMTSANFSEEPICIDNDEALERLSGLADYFLLHNRDIYLRSDDSVVMEMAGKLRPIRRSRGYAPRPIFMKKKGPSILAVGGELKNVVGLSKDEKVFLSQHIGDLENLEAFEFFKMTIEHIQRIFEIQPELIVHDLHPEYLSTKWAKDQSLPLLGVQHHHAHLAACMAENDLEEPVIGIIMDGTGYGMDGTLWGGEFLVGDASGFERKAHFEPMPLPGGEAAIRSPWRIGLSYLHQVFGADLPDIPALMDRDIQPIIQMLNANINSPMTSSCGRLFDAVAALSGGRQEIRYEAQAAIEFMQAAGNRLGSDYSEFDFQLSEGGQTISITNVMHDLVQKIQAGKDLEAISQWFHYSLVKTFTSISVELSRETGIKQLVLSGGVFQNTLLFEGLQTELNKVGFDVFTHSQVPTNDGGIALGQVIIGQKFLSF, from the coding sequence ATGCCTGAACACTTAAAACATAAGAGACGTCGACTGACAATCAACGGAATCGTTCAGGGGGTGGGATTCCGCCCCTTTATTTATTCCCTTGCCAGAGATATCGGGCTGGTTGGCTCAGTTTACAACACCTCTGATGGTGTCAAGGTTGATATCCAGGGAAATTCACAACAACTCAGGCAATTTGAATCCCGTTTACAGCCTGAAGCACCTCCTCTTTCAACCATTATCTCTGTAGAAATAGAAGAAATTCCTGTTCTTGATGAAGCTGACTTCAACATTGTAGCTTCCCATGACAATGCGTCGGTTTCAACACTAATATCTCCAGATGTTGCCCTGTGTGATGATTGTAAGGCCGAGCTCTTTGATGATAAGAATCGTCGATACAGATATCCCTTCATCAACTGCACCAATTGTGGCCCACGCTATACAATTATTGAAAATATTCCCTATGATCGCCCCTTCACTTCAATGAAGCATTTTCCACTTTGCGAGGTCTGTCATGCTGAATACCAGGACCCTCAGGACCGGCGTTTTCATGCCCAGCCCAACGCTTGTCCAGATTGTGGTCCGCAAGTGTGGCTCACAGATGGAATGGGTATGCGGATTGAATCCACGGATTCTGTCTCAAAAACCATAGCACTTCTGGTCGAAGGCAAAATTTTGGCCATAAAAGGTCTTGGTGGATTTCATCTGGCAGTCGATGCCAGTAATGCTAATGCAGTAAGTCAATTGCGTCTTGCCAAAGGTCGAGATGAAAAGCCTCTGGCGCTTATGGTAAGAGATATGAATACGGCCCATGAGCTCGTAAAACTGAATCAGGATGAAACCAATACCTTACTCTCAATTCAGGCTCCTATCGTGCTGTGTACTTCGATTTCTAATGATAAAATTTCTCCTAACGTCGCACCAGGAAATGATCGATTGGGTATCATGCTCCCCTATACACCTCTCCATCACATGCTCCTGTCTGGGAAACTGGATTCATTGGTCATGACCTCGGCCAATTTCAGTGAAGAACCAATCTGTATCGATAATGACGAAGCGCTTGAGCGTCTATCTGGTCTGGCAGATTATTTCCTTCTGCATAATCGGGATATCTATTTACGTAGCGATGATTCAGTTGTCATGGAAATGGCTGGCAAGCTTCGTCCCATTCGTCGTAGCAGGGGGTATGCTCCCCGACCCATTTTTATGAAGAAGAAGGGTCCATCAATTCTGGCAGTTGGTGGTGAATTGAAAAACGTGGTTGGATTGTCAAAAGATGAAAAAGTCTTTTTAAGTCAACATATTGGTGATCTGGAAAATCTTGAAGCCTTTGAGTTTTTCAAAATGACCATCGAGCACATCCAGAGAATATTTGAAATTCAACCTGAGCTTATAGTACATGATCTGCATCCTGAATATCTCTCGACAAAATGGGCAAAGGATCAAAGCTTACCCCTGTTGGGTGTTCAGCATCATCATGCTCATCTGGCTGCCTGCATGGCTGAGAATGATCTGGAAGAACCGGTAATTGGTATCATCATGGATGGAACCGGTTACGGCATGGATGGAACCCTCTGGGGTGGTGAATTCCTCGTAGGTGATGCTTCAGGATTTGAAAGGAAAGCACATTTTGAGCCCATGCCCCTCCCGGGTGGTGAAGCTGCCATCAGATCGCCCTGGCGTATAGGGCTAAGTTACCTCCATCAAGTATTTGGTGCCGATCTACCTGACATTCCTGCACTTATGGATCGTGATATTCAACCAATCATTCAAATGCTGAATGCAAACATCAATTCTCCCATGACCAGCAGTTGTGGACGTCTCTTTGATGCAGTCGCTGCTCTTTCGGGAGGACGGCAGGAAATTCGGTATGAAGCACAGGCTGCCATCGAATTTATGCAGGCGGCTGGAAATCGTCTGGGTTCAGACTATTCTGAGTTTGATTTTCAGCTGAGTGAAGGTGGGCAAACAATTTCAATCACCAATGTAATGCATGATCTGGTTCAAAAAATTCAGGCCGGAAAAGATTTAGAAGCCATCAGTCAATGGTTTCATTATTCCCTTGTCAAAACATTTACATCAATATCGGTTGAGCTCAGCAGAGAGACTGGTATCAAACAGCTCGTGTTAAGTGGCGGCGTTTTTCAGAATACTTTATTGTTCGAAGGACTCCAGACCGAGTTGAATAAGGTAGGTTTCGATGTGTTCACCCACAGTCAGGTACCGACAAATGATGGTGGGATCGCTTTGGGGCAGGTAATTATTGGGCAGAAGTTTTTGAGTTTTTGA
- a CDS encoding four helix bundle protein, translated as MSKLNKFEDILAWKKARILVSKLYTVSNSGHFRRDFSMKDQTRRCGVSIMGNVAEGFGRRSKKEFADFLNIAHGSAAELQSHLYIALDLGYIEPEIFNELYLECEEISKMILGFQNYLRKNI; from the coding sequence ATGAGTAAACTCAATAAATTTGAGGATATTTTGGCATGGAAAAAGGCACGGATACTTGTATCAAAATTATATACTGTTTCAAATTCGGGTCATTTTAGGAGAGATTTTTCCATGAAAGATCAAACACGTCGGTGTGGAGTATCCATTATGGGGAATGTTGCTGAAGGATTCGGTCGGAGGTCCAAGAAGGAATTTGCTGACTTCTTGAATATTGCCCATGGGTCGGCCGCGGAACTTCAATCTCATTTATATATTGCCCTTGATTTGGGCTATATTGAACCAGAAATTTTTAATGAACTTTATCTGGAATGTGAAGAAATATCAAAAATGATATTAGGCTTCCAAAACTATTTGAGAAAAAACATTTAG
- a CDS encoding HypC/HybG/HupF family hydrogenase formation chaperone — protein MCLAIPGKLLEIFDENGLKMGNIDFAGSVSKACLEYVPEIEIGQYTIVHAGFALSVLNEEEAKNSFDAWDDLIDRANAEGIEMEKLERPD, from the coding sequence ATGTGCCTAGCAATCCCCGGAAAACTACTTGAAATCTTTGACGAAAATGGTCTTAAAATGGGCAATATTGATTTTGCAGGATCGGTGAGTAAGGCCTGTCTGGAGTACGTCCCTGAAATTGAAATAGGCCAGTATACCATCGTCCATGCTGGATTTGCTCTTTCTGTACTCAATGAGGAGGAGGCTAAAAACTCATTTGATGCCTGGGATGATTTGATTGATCGTGCCAACGCTGAAGGAATTGAAATGGAAAAGCTGGAGCGTCCAGATTGA